A genome region from Candidatus Manganitrophus noduliformans includes the following:
- the tssB gene encoding type VI secretion system contractile sheath small subunit: MAKESSVAPKERVNIVYKPATGGAQAEVELPLKMLMMGDYTLRSEETALEDRKPINIDKDNFEEVMRNQELKISLNVANKLSGKEGEELPVNLKFEKMKDFGPESVVEQVPELNKLLQLRTALQALKGPLGNIPAFRKKIEGLISDVAAREKLLKELGGENK; this comes from the coding sequence ATGGCAAAAGAATCATCCGTCGCACCGAAGGAACGGGTCAATATCGTCTACAAGCCGGCCACGGGGGGGGCGCAGGCGGAAGTCGAGCTTCCCTTGAAGATGCTCATGATGGGAGATTATACACTGCGGAGCGAAGAGACGGCTCTCGAAGATCGGAAGCCGATCAACATCGATAAAGATAATTTCGAAGAGGTCATGCGGAACCAGGAGCTGAAGATCTCGTTGAATGTGGCCAATAAGCTCTCCGGGAAAGAAGGGGAGGAGCTTCCGGTCAACCTGAAATTCGAAAAGATGAAGGACTTCGGTCCCGAATCGGTGGTGGAGCAGGTCCCCGAGCTCAATAAACTTCTCCAGCTTCGAACCGCGCTCCAGGCGCTCAAAGGACCGTTGGGAAACATCCCGGCTTTTCGAAAGAAGATCGAAGGCCTGATCTCCGACGTGGCGGCCCGAGAAAAATTGCTCAAAGAATTGGGTGGGGAAAATAAATAA
- the tssC gene encoding type VI secretion system contractile sheath large subunit, translating to MAEQTEEKQAGAVETAEGETSLLDTILQETKLKPSEEGYSIAKRGVEAFIAELLTPDRKGAKVHQTVINDMIAEIDRKLSSQVDAIMHHPTFQKIESAWRGLKFAVDRTNFRENIKFELLNVSKEDLLNDFEDAPEITKSGLYKLVYTAEYGTFGGKPVGAMIANYDFGPGPQDVKLLQYAASVGAMAHAPFIAAAGPQFFGQESFLGLPNLKDLKSIFEGPQYIKWNSFRESEDARYVGLTLPRFLLRLPYHPENNPVKAFTYTEDVSKSHESYLWGNTAFAFATRITDSFAKYRWCPNVIGPTSGGAVEDLPVHTFESMGALETKIPTEVLISERREFELAEEGFIGLAMRKGSDNACFFSANSCQKPKYYGQSKEGKEAETNYKLGTQLPYMMIMNRMAHYLKVLQREQIGSWKERVDLEKELNKWIGQYVSDQDVVDPAVRGRRPLRQAEITVSDVEGDPGWYKVDMKVRPHFKYMGSFFTLSLVGKLDKK from the coding sequence ATGGCGGAACAAACGGAAGAGAAGCAGGCGGGGGCGGTTGAAACAGCCGAGGGAGAGACCTCTCTGCTCGACACCATCCTGCAGGAAACGAAATTAAAACCCTCCGAGGAGGGATACTCGATCGCAAAGCGCGGCGTGGAGGCTTTCATCGCCGAGCTTCTGACCCCCGATCGAAAAGGGGCGAAGGTCCACCAGACGGTCATCAACGATATGATCGCCGAGATCGACCGGAAGCTGTCGTCCCAGGTGGATGCCATCATGCATCATCCGACCTTCCAGAAGATCGAATCGGCCTGGCGGGGGCTGAAGTTCGCGGTCGACCGGACCAACTTTCGGGAAAACATCAAGTTCGAGCTCTTGAACGTCTCCAAGGAAGATCTCCTCAACGACTTCGAGGACGCGCCGGAGATCACGAAGTCGGGTCTCTATAAGTTGGTCTACACGGCCGAATACGGCACGTTCGGAGGCAAACCGGTCGGGGCGATGATCGCCAACTATGACTTCGGGCCCGGCCCGCAGGATGTGAAGCTTCTCCAATACGCCGCCAGCGTCGGGGCGATGGCCCATGCGCCGTTCATCGCGGCGGCGGGACCCCAGTTCTTCGGGCAGGAGAGCTTCCTCGGCCTCCCCAACCTCAAAGACCTCAAATCGATCTTCGAAGGGCCGCAGTATATCAAGTGGAATTCTTTCCGCGAATCGGAGGATGCGCGCTACGTCGGCTTGACCCTCCCCCGTTTCCTGCTCCGGCTTCCGTATCATCCGGAGAACAATCCGGTCAAGGCGTTCACCTATACCGAGGATGTCAGCAAGAGCCATGAGAGCTACCTCTGGGGGAACACGGCGTTCGCTTTCGCGACCCGGATCACCGACAGCTTTGCGAAGTACCGGTGGTGCCCCAACGTCATCGGGCCGACCAGCGGCGGCGCGGTGGAAGATCTCCCGGTTCACACCTTCGAATCGATGGGCGCGCTCGAGACCAAGATTCCGACCGAGGTCCTGATCTCCGAGCGGCGCGAGTTCGAGCTGGCGGAGGAGGGATTCATCGGATTGGCGATGCGGAAGGGGAGCGACAACGCCTGCTTCTTCTCGGCCAACTCCTGCCAGAAGCCGAAGTATTACGGCCAGAGCAAAGAGGGAAAAGAGGCCGAGACGAATTACAAGCTCGGCACGCAGCTTCCCTACATGATGATCATGAACCGGATGGCCCACTACCTGAAGGTCCTACAGCGCGAGCAGATCGGAAGCTGGAAGGAGCGGGTCGATCTGGAGAAGGAGCTGAACAAGTGGATCGGGCAGTATGTTTCCGATCAAGACGTCGTCGATCCGGCGGTCCGCGGACGGCGGCCCTTGCGCCAGGCCGAGATCACCGTCAGCGACGTGGAGGGAGATCCGGGCTGGTATAAGGTCGACATGAAGGTCCGCCCGCACTTCAAGTATATGGGCTCCTTCTTCACCCTCTCGCTGGTCGGGAAGCTCGATAAAAAATAA
- a CDS encoding Hcp family type VI secretion system effector: MPMPAHMTLKGEKQGDIKGNCTMKGREGTILVQALDHEIRIPTDIQTGLSAGKRIHGAMKVVKEFDKASPMLYQALCTGEHLTNVTLKFYRVSMKGTEEQYFTITLEDAVVVSIRPWMPNCLDKSMSSYGHMEELAFTYRKASWRHEIDKTEAQDDWVVPIE; encoded by the coding sequence ATGCCGATGCCAGCACACATGACCCTGAAGGGAGAAAAGCAGGGGGACATCAAAGGAAACTGCACCATGAAGGGACGGGAAGGGACGATCCTGGTCCAGGCCCTCGACCATGAGATCCGCATCCCCACCGACATCCAAACCGGTCTGTCCGCCGGAAAGCGCATCCACGGCGCGATGAAGGTCGTCAAGGAATTCGACAAAGCCTCTCCCATGCTCTATCAAGCCCTCTGCACCGGGGAGCATCTGACCAACGTGACCCTCAAATTTTACCGGGTCTCGATGAAAGGCACCGAGGAGCAATACTTCACCATCACCCTGGAAGATGCCGTCGTGGTCTCCATCCGACCCTGGATGCCGAACTGCCTCGACAAATCGATGTCTTCTTACGGTCATATGGAAGAGCTCGCCTTTACCTATCGGAAGGCGTCTTGGAGACATGAGATCGACAAGACCGAAGCGCAGGACGATTGGGTCGTTCCGATCGAGTAG
- the tssE gene encoding type VI secretion system baseplate subunit TssE, with product MAREKSLLERLADPTGYRPLTVEENTQELADSILRHLRNMLNTKQGHSLTQPEYGMPDVTEFIQNLPEMVEVVQRGIRNSIEKFEPRLRNVTVTYVPSQDIATNIRFEITAELVTERDEASVWFETAVTPTGQIEIRG from the coding sequence ATGGCGCGTGAAAAGTCCCTGTTGGAGCGGCTTGCCGATCCAACAGGGTACCGCCCGCTCACCGTCGAGGAGAATACGCAGGAGCTGGCCGACTCCATCTTGCGTCATCTCCGGAATATGCTCAATACCAAGCAGGGCCATTCGTTGACCCAGCCCGAGTACGGCATGCCCGATGTGACCGAGTTTATCCAGAACCTGCCGGAGATGGTCGAGGTGGTTCAGCGGGGAATCCGAAATTCGATCGAAAAGTTCGAGCCGCGTCTCAGAAACGTCACGGTGACTTATGTCCCTTCGCAGGACATCGCGACGAACATCCGATTCGAAATTACCGCCGAACTGGTGACCGAGCGGGACGAGGCCTCCGTCTGGTTCGAAACGGCGGTGACCCCGACGGGACAGATCGAAATCCGGGGGTAG
- the tssF gene encoding type VI secretion system baseplate subunit TssF, with the protein MAFNKYYQDELTFLREMGREFARAYPAAAPFLADRGSDPDVERLLEGFAFLTGRIRQKLDDEFPELIHALMSLMWPHYLRPIPSMSIVEFTPITGAVRERQPVPRGTEVASLPVEGIPCRFRTAFDLDLYPFSMEEALVQTLPDGRSALRLRFKLSPGTTLSQVRLETLRLFLHGDPAYTLYLWLCRYVSEIRVRAIVQGKPSQESTLPPGRIEAGGFSEEEALLPYPKGAFDGYRYLQEYFTFPEKFLFTTLTGLFPVTKTMKGEAFEIDFVFSKPPAASLHITRENVRLFCTPVVNLFQMESDPIRVNHQRVEYPIRPAGASPIQYETYSVDRSVGWVRGTAEEQEYPPFVSFQHHLGPAGRRLTYYQTRLRGAVVGDGTDTSVSFVNGEQTTVVPPTETVVFHLTCTNRALPGKLRVGDIQVPTDRSPEFARFRNITKVTPAIRPPVGGDLYWRLISHLSLNYTSLSSVEALRGILELYNFPSLYDRQAGRANERRLEGIIGIENRGEDLLFRGAPVRGIATALAMKEDHFDGEGDLFLFATVLNEFLSLYVSLNSFSRLTVRGVQQGEVYSWPPRIGRQRAL; encoded by the coding sequence ATGGCCTTCAACAAATACTACCAAGACGAGCTGACTTTCCTCCGGGAGATGGGGCGAGAGTTTGCCCGGGCCTATCCCGCGGCGGCCCCCTTCCTGGCCGACCGGGGGAGCGATCCCGACGTGGAGCGGCTATTGGAAGGGTTCGCCTTTCTCACCGGCCGCATCCGCCAGAAGCTCGATGATGAATTCCCCGAGCTGATTCATGCCCTCATGAGCCTCATGTGGCCGCACTATCTGCGGCCGATTCCGTCGATGTCGATCGTCGAGTTTACCCCGATCACCGGAGCGGTCCGGGAGCGTCAGCCGGTCCCGCGCGGGACCGAAGTCGCCTCGCTTCCGGTCGAGGGGATTCCTTGCCGATTCCGCACCGCTTTTGACCTCGATCTTTATCCTTTCAGCATGGAGGAGGCGCTCGTCCAGACCTTGCCCGACGGACGATCGGCCCTGCGTCTTCGATTCAAACTGAGCCCGGGAACGACCCTCTCGCAGGTTCGCCTGGAGACCCTTCGATTGTTCCTCCACGGCGACCCGGCATATACCCTTTATCTTTGGCTTTGCCGGTATGTTTCCGAGATTCGTGTTCGCGCCATCGTTCAGGGCAAACCTTCTCAAGAAAGCACCCTCCCTCCCGGCCGGATCGAGGCGGGGGGATTTTCCGAGGAGGAGGCGCTTCTTCCTTATCCCAAAGGAGCGTTCGACGGCTACCGATACCTCCAGGAGTACTTTACCTTTCCGGAGAAGTTCCTCTTCACGACCTTGACCGGTCTTTTCCCGGTGACCAAAACGATGAAGGGGGAGGCGTTTGAGATCGATTTTGTCTTCTCGAAGCCGCCGGCCGCCTCCCTTCACATCACCCGGGAGAATGTCCGTCTTTTCTGCACCCCGGTGGTCAATCTTTTCCAAATGGAATCCGATCCGATCCGGGTCAACCATCAGCGGGTCGAGTATCCGATCCGGCCCGCCGGGGCGAGTCCGATCCAGTATGAGACTTATTCGGTCGACCGGTCGGTGGGATGGGTACGGGGGACGGCGGAGGAGCAGGAGTATCCGCCGTTCGTCTCCTTCCAGCATCACCTCGGTCCCGCAGGGCGCCGGCTCACCTATTATCAAACGCGGCTCCGGGGGGCGGTGGTGGGGGATGGAACCGACACCTCCGTTTCGTTCGTCAACGGGGAGCAGACGACGGTCGTTCCGCCGACGGAGACGGTGGTTTTTCACCTTACCTGCACGAACCGCGCGCTTCCGGGCAAGCTCCGGGTGGGAGACATCCAGGTCCCGACCGACCGCTCGCCGGAGTTCGCCCGCTTCCGGAACATCACCAAGGTGACCCCGGCGATCCGGCCCCCGGTGGGAGGGGATCTCTATTGGCGGTTGATCTCGCATCTGTCGCTCAACTATACCTCCCTCTCCAGCGTCGAAGCGCTGCGCGGGATCCTGGAGCTTTATAATTTTCCGTCGCTCTACGACCGGCAGGCGGGACGGGCCAACGAGCGCCGGCTGGAAGGGATCATCGGGATCGAGAACCGGGGGGAGGATCTCCTCTTCCGCGGCGCGCCGGTGCGGGGGATCGCGACCGCTCTGGCCATGAAGGAGGATCACTTCGACGGGGAGGGAGATCTCTTCCTTTTCGCGACGGTGTTGAACGAGTTTCTCTCGCTCTATGTTTCTCTTAATTCCTTCAGCCGGTTGACGGTGAGGGGAGTTCAACAAGGAGAGGTCTATTCATGGCCGCCGAGGATCGGTCGACAGAGAGCCCTTTAG
- the tssG gene encoding type VI secretion system baseplate subunit TssG produces MAAEDRSTESPLEGRPFEEAERYSFFQLVRLLERYHQPRARVGGEGPASGEILRFRPDASLGFPASDVVSVEEIPAADDQPARVRITTSFLGLYGSTSPLPVFYTEEMLRRDPEEDPVRAFIDLFHHRLLSLFYRCWEKYRYHIQFEGEGKDPFSRRMFGFIGLGTAGLADRTDLPAARLIRYAGLLTQKPRSAAALEGMVGDFFGGIPVHIVQWVARWVTIQPEQRIRLGGANNRLGVDVSLGEKVLSRSAQFRVVLGPMRYDAYLSFLPDGESFRMLNALIVLFLNDPLEFDIELQVHGEEILPLQLKSEGGGRLGWTTWLPTEKFEDGRAKSVVLERAAAA; encoded by the coding sequence ATGGCCGCCGAGGATCGGTCGACAGAGAGCCCTTTAGAGGGGCGGCCTTTTGAGGAGGCCGAGCGGTATTCGTTCTTCCAGCTCGTCCGGCTGCTGGAGCGGTACCACCAGCCGCGGGCGCGCGTCGGCGGGGAGGGACCGGCTTCGGGGGAGATCCTCCGGTTCCGGCCCGATGCGTCGCTCGGCTTTCCCGCCTCCGATGTGGTTTCTGTGGAGGAGATCCCGGCGGCCGACGATCAGCCGGCCCGCGTTCGGATCACGACGAGCTTCCTCGGTTTGTATGGAAGCACCTCTCCCTTGCCGGTCTTTTACACGGAGGAGATGCTTCGCCGGGACCCCGAGGAAGATCCGGTCCGGGCCTTCATCGATCTTTTTCACCATCGGCTCCTCTCTTTGTTCTATCGCTGTTGGGAGAAGTACCGGTATCACATCCAGTTCGAAGGGGAGGGGAAAGACCCCTTCTCCCGGCGGATGTTCGGCTTCATCGGTCTCGGCACCGCCGGGCTGGCCGATCGGACCGATCTTCCGGCCGCCCGCCTGATTCGATATGCCGGGCTCCTGACGCAGAAGCCCCGCTCCGCCGCCGCGCTGGAGGGGATGGTCGGCGATTTCTTCGGAGGCATTCCGGTTCATATCGTCCAGTGGGTGGCCCGGTGGGTGACGATTCAACCGGAGCAGCGGATTCGGCTGGGAGGGGCGAACAACCGGCTCGGCGTCGACGTTTCGCTCGGGGAGAAGGTCTTGAGCCGAAGCGCCCAATTCCGGGTGGTGCTCGGCCCGATGCGGTATGACGCTTATTTATCGTTTCTTCCCGACGGAGAATCGTTCCGGATGTTGAATGCGCTGATTGTCCTCTTCTTGAACGACCCTTTGGAGTTCGACATCGAATTGCAGGTGCATGGAGAAGAGATCTTGCCGCTTCAATTAAAGAGTGAAGGGGGCGGCCGGCTCGGCTGGACCACGTGGCTCCCGACGGAAAAATTCGAGGATGGGCGGGCAAAATCGGTGGTGTTGGAGAGAGCGGCGGCAGCGTAG
- the tssH gene encoding type VI secretion system ATPase TssH: protein MIGVDIKSLLRRLNRFSTRSLEAAAGLCVSRSHYEVGVPHLLMQMAEDPAADIQTILRRFGIEPSRLQKTLQRELESLRSGNAGKPVFSPTLLEWVEEAWLIGSIDLGLSEIRSGALLAALIGNPSRYGLDEAVELLEAIRPDELKRKFSEITAGSSEQAADRPQEGGTTGAASRGEETALGRFTIDFTARARSEEIDPVFGRDREIRQMIDILARRRKNNPIVVGEAGVGKTAVVEGLALKVVQGDVPDILKGVDILGLDMGLLQAGAGVKGEFENRLKSVINEVKASPKPIVLFIDEAHTLIGAGGAAGMSDAANLLKPALARGELRTIAATTWSEYKKYFEKDAALARRFQLVSLEEPSEEGAVVILRGLREKYEASHKIPILDDAVVAAAKMSSRYISGRQLPDKAVDLLDTAAARVKIGMTNRPSHLEDTERRIQVLERERGAYHRDMAGGAEIDPVRVQEVDEEIAGLRDELSQLEKRWKEEKEAAELVKSLREKLSAETNASAREPLQKELKAAKEALAKIQGNDPLIKVEVDSDVIAKVISDWTGIPVGKMVQDEARSVLELNGRMINRIKGQDHAIDSIARGIRAAKAGLGNPRAPMGVFLLVGPSGVGKTETALGLADLLFGGERFMVTINMSEFQEKHTVSRLIGSPPGYVGYGEGGILTEAVRQRPYSVVLLDEVEKADPEVLNLFYQVFDKGMLSDGEGRVIDFKNTIILLTSNLATDIIMESCADGNRPAVDDLSGAIRPVLSKHFKPALLARMTVVPYYPIDATAMKGIVELKLRQVGARLMESQRMVLEYDPSVVEQIVQRCTEVETGARNVDHILQGTLLPKISTEILERIGGGPLPDKLRITLDAEGGFRLSFGEYQSDQPLAANS from the coding sequence ATGATCGGTGTCGATATCAAATCGTTGCTTCGGCGTTTGAACCGTTTCTCCACCCGTTCCCTGGAGGCGGCGGCGGGGCTTTGCGTCTCGCGCAGCCATTATGAAGTCGGCGTTCCCCATCTGCTGATGCAGATGGCGGAGGACCCGGCGGCCGATATCCAGACGATCTTGAGACGTTTCGGGATCGAGCCTTCCCGGCTTCAGAAAACGCTTCAGCGGGAGCTGGAGAGCCTTCGCAGCGGCAACGCCGGAAAGCCGGTTTTCTCCCCGACGCTCCTGGAGTGGGTGGAAGAGGCCTGGCTGATCGGATCGATCGATTTGGGTTTAAGCGAGATCCGCTCCGGGGCGCTGCTTGCGGCGCTGATCGGAAATCCGAGCCGGTATGGCTTGGACGAGGCGGTCGAGTTATTGGAGGCGATCCGGCCCGATGAGCTGAAGCGGAAGTTTTCCGAAATCACCGCCGGCTCTTCGGAGCAGGCGGCCGATCGGCCGCAAGAAGGGGGAACCACCGGGGCGGCGTCGCGTGGAGAAGAGACGGCGCTCGGCCGGTTCACGATCGATTTCACGGCGCGGGCCCGCAGCGAGGAGATCGATCCGGTCTTCGGCCGCGATCGGGAGATCCGGCAGATGATCGACATCCTGGCGCGGCGACGGAAGAACAACCCGATCGTCGTCGGCGAAGCGGGGGTCGGCAAGACCGCCGTCGTCGAGGGATTGGCGCTGAAGGTGGTCCAGGGGGACGTCCCCGACATTTTGAAGGGGGTCGATATCCTCGGCCTCGATATGGGGTTGCTCCAGGCGGGCGCCGGGGTGAAGGGAGAATTCGAGAATCGTCTCAAGTCGGTGATCAACGAGGTGAAGGCGTCGCCGAAGCCGATCGTCCTCTTCATCGATGAAGCGCATACATTGATCGGGGCCGGCGGGGCGGCGGGGATGAGTGATGCGGCCAACCTGCTGAAGCCGGCGCTGGCGCGCGGCGAGCTGCGGACGATCGCCGCGACCACCTGGTCGGAATACAAAAAATATTTTGAGAAAGATGCCGCGCTGGCGCGGCGGTTCCAGCTGGTCAGTCTCGAAGAGCCGTCGGAGGAGGGGGCGGTCGTCATCCTCCGCGGATTGCGGGAAAAATACGAAGCGTCGCACAAGATCCCGATCCTCGACGATGCCGTGGTGGCGGCGGCGAAGATGTCGAGCCGGTACATCTCCGGCCGGCAGCTTCCGGACAAGGCGGTCGATCTTCTCGATACCGCCGCCGCCCGGGTGAAGATCGGGATGACCAACCGGCCGAGCCACCTGGAAGACACCGAGCGGCGGATCCAGGTCCTGGAGCGGGAACGGGGGGCCTATCACCGCGACATGGCCGGCGGCGCCGAGATTGACCCGGTGCGGGTGCAAGAGGTGGACGAGGAGATCGCGGGGCTCCGGGATGAATTGTCCCAGCTGGAGAAACGTTGGAAAGAGGAGAAGGAAGCCGCCGAGTTGGTGAAGTCCCTTCGGGAGAAGTTGTCGGCGGAGACGAACGCGTCGGCGCGGGAGCCGCTTCAGAAAGAGCTCAAGGCGGCCAAAGAGGCGCTGGCCAAGATTCAAGGAAACGATCCGCTGATCAAGGTTGAGGTCGACTCCGACGTCATCGCGAAAGTGATCTCCGACTGGACCGGCATCCCGGTGGGGAAGATGGTCCAGGACGAGGCCCGGTCGGTCCTCGAATTAAACGGGCGGATGATCAACCGGATCAAGGGACAGGACCACGCGATCGATTCGATCGCCCGGGGAATCCGCGCCGCCAAGGCGGGGCTCGGAAATCCGCGCGCGCCGATGGGGGTCTTTCTCCTCGTCGGACCGAGCGGCGTCGGCAAGACCGAAACGGCGCTGGGGCTCGCCGATCTTCTCTTCGGTGGAGAGCGCTTCATGGTGACGATCAACATGTCGGAGTTCCAGGAGAAGCACACCGTCTCGCGCCTGATCGGGTCGCCCCCGGGATATGTCGGCTACGGGGAAGGGGGAATTCTCACCGAGGCGGTCCGCCAGCGTCCTTACTCGGTGGTCCTCCTCGACGAGGTCGAGAAAGCCGATCCCGAAGTGCTCAACCTTTTTTACCAGGTCTTCGATAAGGGGATGCTCTCCGACGGCGAGGGACGGGTGATCGACTTCAAGAACACGATCATTCTGTTGACCAGCAACCTCGCCACCGACATCATCATGGAGTCGTGCGCCGACGGCAACCGCCCTGCAGTGGACGATCTCAGCGGCGCCATCCGCCCGGTGTTGAGCAAACATTTCAAGCCGGCGCTCCTTGCGCGGATGACCGTTGTTCCTTATTATCCGATCGACGCGACCGCCATGAAGGGGATCGTCGAGTTGAAGCTCCGCCAGGTCGGCGCGCGGCTGATGGAGAGCCAGCGGATGGTTCTGGAGTACGATCCATCGGTAGTGGAGCAGATCGTCCAGCGCTGCACCGAGGTGGAGACCGGCGCGCGGAACGTCGATCACATCCTCCAGGGGACGCTGCTGCCGAAGATCTCGACCGAGATCCTGGAGCGGATCGGGGGGGGGCCGCTGCCGGACAAGCTGCGGATCACCCTCGATGCGGAAGGGGGTTTCCGGCTTTCGTTCGGTGAATACCAAAGCGATCAGCCCTTGGCGGCGAACAGTTAG
- a CDS encoding type VI secretion system Vgr family protein — MAIIRAKNETDYALKIDGQAADLLKVVRFSGTEAVSELFHFSVDLASKNQGIDFSAVLGKPATLTLRGPGGKRVVHGLVHSFEQTGNIAAWACYRAGIVPTVWPLSRLADCRIFQNLSIPDIIKKVLTDRGISSDQFRFSLKKSYKPRDYCVQYRESDLSFITRLAEQYGLFYFFEHTAEKDVMVIGDDSVAHVPVEGKKALLYSTGGSPEEESVTEFRLNQGIRSGAVSLRDYDFKKPGLNLEQKAKAEGDGKLEVYDYPGEYVAPDEGKDLAKVRLEAFQATRQVGSGQSDCRRFVPGYLFALNRHPRSSFNQDYLLVRLSQTGSQPQVLGADTGGGGGELAYQNDFECIPSGIPYRPPLTTPRPSIQSVQTAVVVGPAGEEIYTDAHGRVKVQFHWDRQGKKDEKSSCWLRVAQIWAGPGWGSMFIPRIGQEVVVSFLEGDPDQPIIIGAVYNGMNVPPYALPGEKTKSAIKTNSSPGGEGSNEIRFEDAKGSEEIYLHGQKDWTIGIENDKNQKIGHDETLEVGNDRSKKVIKNETEDVGENKSITVGKDHNESIGKNAGVSVGENASLSVGKDHTIDVGKNQSVTIGENQTLSVGKNLSETIGEGANVSIGKDLSASVGKNLNLDVGESASVKTGKKGTVDIGDALSVDVAKKLDIHAGDAIKIVSDKEIVLTAGSASITLKKNGDITIKGNKINIKGDGDIVIKGSKVQQN, encoded by the coding sequence ATGGCCATCATCCGAGCAAAAAATGAGACCGACTATGCCCTCAAGATCGACGGGCAGGCAGCCGATCTGCTGAAGGTGGTCCGGTTCTCCGGAACAGAGGCGGTCTCGGAACTGTTTCACTTCAGCGTCGATCTCGCTTCGAAAAACCAAGGGATCGACTTTAGCGCCGTTCTAGGGAAGCCGGCGACCTTGACGCTGCGGGGTCCGGGGGGAAAGCGGGTCGTTCACGGGCTGGTCCACTCCTTCGAGCAGACCGGAAATATCGCCGCGTGGGCCTGTTATCGGGCCGGAATCGTTCCGACCGTCTGGCCCCTCTCGCGTCTTGCCGACTGCCGGATTTTTCAGAATTTGAGCATTCCGGATATCATCAAGAAGGTCCTCACCGACAGGGGGATCTCCTCCGACCAATTCCGGTTTTCGTTGAAGAAGAGCTACAAGCCGCGCGACTACTGCGTCCAATACCGCGAGAGCGACCTCTCTTTCATCACCCGGCTGGCGGAGCAGTACGGTCTGTTCTATTTCTTCGAGCATACCGCCGAGAAGGATGTGATGGTCATCGGCGACGATTCGGTGGCGCACGTTCCGGTCGAAGGAAAGAAGGCGCTGCTCTATTCCACGGGGGGATCGCCGGAGGAAGAGTCTGTCACCGAATTCCGGCTGAATCAGGGAATCCGCTCCGGCGCCGTTTCTCTGCGCGACTATGACTTCAAAAAACCGGGGCTCAATCTGGAGCAGAAGGCGAAGGCGGAAGGAGACGGAAAGCTGGAGGTCTATGATTATCCCGGCGAGTATGTCGCTCCGGATGAGGGGAAAGACCTTGCGAAGGTCCGTCTGGAAGCGTTTCAGGCGACCCGGCAGGTCGGGTCGGGTCAAAGCGATTGCAGGCGATTTGTGCCGGGCTATCTTTTCGCATTGAACCGCCATCCAAGGTCTTCCTTCAATCAGGATTATCTTCTGGTTCGGCTCTCCCAAACCGGAAGCCAGCCCCAGGTCCTCGGGGCCGACACCGGCGGAGGGGGCGGAGAACTCGCCTATCAGAACGACTTCGAATGTATCCCGTCGGGGATTCCCTACCGCCCGCCGCTGACGACCCCGCGTCCTTCGATTCAAAGCGTGCAGACCGCCGTCGTCGTCGGACCGGCGGGAGAGGAGATCTACACCGACGCGCACGGAAGGGTGAAGGTCCAGTTCCATTGGGACCGCCAGGGGAAGAAGGATGAGAAGAGCTCCTGCTGGCTTCGCGTGGCGCAAATCTGGGCCGGACCGGGATGGGGATCGATGTTCATCCCGCGGATCGGGCAGGAGGTGGTCGTCTCTTTCCTCGAAGGCGATCCCGATCAGCCGATCATCATCGGCGCCGTTTATAACGGGATGAACGTCCCCCCCTATGCCCTTCCGGGGGAGAAGACGAAAAGCGCCATCAAGACGAACAGCTCGCCGGGGGGGGAAGGGTCGAACGAGATTCGGTTCGAGGATGCGAAAGGGAGCGAGGAGATCTACCTCCACGGCCAGAAGGATTGGACGATCGGCATCGAGAACGACAAGAACCAGAAGATCGGCCACGACGAGACGCTGGAGGTCGGGAACGACCGGAGCAAGAAGGTCATCAAGAACGAGACCGAGGATGTCGGCGAGAACAAGTCGATTACGGTCGGGAAAGACCATAATGAGTCGATCGGCAAGAATGCCGGCGTGAGCGTCGGAGAAAACGCCAGCCTCAGCGTCGGTAAAGATCATACGATCGACGTCGGAAAGAACCAAAGCGTGACGATCGGTGAAAACCAAACCCTCTCGGTCGGGAAGAACCTTTCGGAGACGATCGGAGAAGGGGCCAATGTGTCGATCGGAAAAGATCTCTCGGCTTCCGTGGGAAAGAACCTGAATCTGGATGTGGGGGAGAGCGCGTCGGTCAAAACGGGGAAGAAGGGGACGGTCGACATCGGCGATGCGCTGAGCGTGGATGTCGCCAAAAAGTTGGATATCCATGCGGGCGACGCGATCAAAATCGTCAGCGACAAGGAGATTGTCCTGACGGCGGGAAGCGCCAGCATCACCCTCAAGAAGAACGGCGATATCACGATCAAAGGAAACAAGATCAACATCAAAGGGGACGGCGATATCGTGATCAAGGGGTCGAAGGTCCAGCAGAATTAA